In Plasmodium malariae genome assembly, chromosome: 11, the following proteins share a genomic window:
- the PmUG01_11012200 gene encoding fam-l protein, with translation MKQKIKLLLFIKIAEFVLLSGICHFKNCVSIFKNSVDDKCIHGKKMDARTYRILAKYKHDKDSNLLCLKEDIRNYEKKLREKNKWSNEISSMSIRGHKQHMKNKSCMFETKKYSHMEKKIFKELDYIDFLQNTKTISDKIFRKTVFKKYRVRIILPLFLFILLSTYLILDFSGGYGLGGRLLSVLNRILGKGWSAHLRSFLKNLNLDFLWPQINMGSSGKTWTLMTKPFLIYVIYLIPFLILGFTTILYIFYYHKKVKKYQKIKFRKR, from the exons atgaaacaaaaaattaagttacttttatttattaaaattgctGAGTTTGTGCTTTTGTCCGGGATATGCCATTTTAAGAATTGTGTG AGTATATTTAAGAATTCTGTAGATGATAAATGCATTCATGGAAAGAAAATGGATGCAAGAACATATAGGAtactagcaaaatataaacacGATAAGGATTCAAATTTGTTATGTTTAAAAGAGGATATACGTAATTACGAAAAGAAgttaagagaaaaaaacaaatggtCTAATGAAATTTCATCAATGAGTATAAGAGGCCATAAACaacatatgaaaaataaatcttgtatgtttgaaacaaaaaaatattcccatatggaaaaaaaaatattcaaagaacttgattatATAGATTTTCTTCAGAACACCAAGACTATAAGTGATAAAATTTTCAGAAAAacagtatttaaaaaatacagagTACGAAttattttacctttattcttgttcatattattatcaacCTACCTAATATTAGATTTTTCTGGTGGATATGGACTTGGAGGCCGGTTGCTAAGTGTGTTGAATAGAATACTTGGAAAGGGGTGGTCTGCGCATTTACGttcttttttgaaaaatctTAATTTAGATTTCTTATGGCCACAAATAAATATGGGAAGTAGTGGAAAAACGTGGACGCTTATGACTAAACCTTTtctaatatatgtaatttatttaataccTTTCTTAATACTAGGTTTCACCacaatattatacattttttactaccataaaaaagttaaaaaatatcaaaaaattaagttcagaaaaaggtaa
- the PmUG01_11012100 gene encoding fam-l protein codes for MEQKFKSLLFSKVSTFILLSWIYHFYIYKSTHNKSFVEYYKNHRKLYIRNYRLLAKYNQDKDSSIVCLKEEIPDGVNNKKDIPYIERENTIKNKASNGYLLRNARGNKKCMKNKSCIFEMKKYSHLEKKIFKELDYVDFLKKNKTISDKIYKTIIRKKCGLRFALPLLLILVLLISFILDNFWGYGLTFGLFKLIVLISPPVQVSNLSSYSYLKLFESDLSIIFNAPISPDIATLYMWLTKSPLSWFTNSVVETNGINANYCVTGFLGFLIYFVPIFILGIILISAVFYYHKKVKKYEKIKFRKK; via the exons ATGgaacaaaaatttaagtcACTGTTATTTTCTAAGGTTTCTACTTTTATCCTCTTAAGTTggatatatcatttttacatttataag aGTACACATAACAAATCTTTTGTTGAATACTACAAAAATcatagaaaattatatatacgaaaTTATCGTTTATTGGCAAAATATAATCAAGATAAAGATTCAAGTATTGTATGTTTAAAGGAAGAGATACCAGATGGAGtgaacaataaaaaagatataccTTATATTGAAAGAGAGAACACaataaaaaacaaagcaTCAAATGGATATTTACTAAGGAACGCAAGAGgcaataaaaaatgtatgaaaaataaatcttgtatatttgaaatgaaaaaatattcccatttagaaaaaaaaatatttaaagaacttgattatgtagactttctaaaaaaaaacaagacaATTAGtgataagatatataaaacaataatacGTAAAAAGTGCGGACTACGATTTGCTCTACCTTTATTACTAATTTTGGtgttattaatatcatttatattagatAATTTTTGGGGATATGGGCTTACATTTGGTTTGTTTAAACTAATAGTTCTTATTTCACCTCCTGTACAAGTTAGTAATCTTAGCAGTTATTCATATCTTAAACTTTTTGAAAGCGATCTTTCAATTATCTTTAATGCGCCCATTTCTCCTGACATAGCAACTTTGTACATGTGGTTGACGAAATCACCTTTAAGTTGGTTCACAAATTCTGTTGTAGAAACAAATGGTATTAATGCAAACTACTGTGTAACAGGGTTTCTCggttttcttatatattttgtaccTATCTTCATATTAGGTATCATACTTATATCAGCAGTTTTctattatcataaaaaagttaaaaaatatgaaaaaattaagttcagaaaaaaataa
- the PmUG01_11012300 gene encoding fam-m protein, whose protein sequence is MEQNIKIILYVKIASFILSAWICYFNDYELTFNKYFGENYDVGRKIYTTNSRSLAKHKQEMCSNILGLKEDIPFSGENDNRKNKKSNRRSLNNASYYTEIIDYNNGMFDGKHFHFEKKWITKKDYDNIVERNRRICDIALQKTKFRSYGFGVTLFFLLFVVGVAYAILEGFKLFGSAGKVFAKLLFSNDTATKAGPYVFTVLFGLLIVILSIIIIIVIPRILKNNEKYEKIKLISE, encoded by the exons atggaacaaaatattaaaataatcttATATGTCAAAATTGCTTCGTTTATCCTTTCGGCGTGGATATGCTATTTTAACGATTATGag cttacttttaacaaatattttgGTGAGAATTACGACGTTggtagaaaaatatatacaacaaaTTCTCGATCATTAGCAAAACATAAGCAGGAAATGTGCTCAAATATTTTAGGtttaaaagaagatataCCATTTAGTGGAGAAAACgataatagaaaaaacaaaaaatcgAATAGAAGATCGCTAAATAATGCAAGTTACTATACTGAAAttatagattataataatggaatgtttgatggaaagcatttccattttgaaaaaaaatggatcacaaaaaaagattatgataatattgTTGAAAGAAATCGAAGAATTTGTGATATAGCTTTACAAAAAACAAAGTTTAGAAGTTATGGATTTGGGGTTActctgttttttcttttattcgTGGTGGGAGTAGCATACGCCATATTAGAAGGATTTAAACTGTTTGGAAGTGCAGGGAAAGTGTTCGCAAAGTTGTTATTTTCCAATGATACTGCTACAAAAGCAGGACCCTATGTTTTTACGGTATTATTTGGCTTActtattgttatattatctataataattataatagtgATTCCTaggattttaaaaaataatgaaaaatatgaaaaaattaagttgatATCTGAGTAA
- the PmUG01_11012400 gene encoding Plasmodium exported protein, unknown function yields the protein MKVKYTNVHLFTKVFIFPCLIWTLKYFYEKTICDKSWNKELNRNNVLNVKFRRLLNIETVESVRDKFKLLKKKIINLEGESAEAFKKKTYVLQNNKHFHEDKKSPYIDASSYDEFNYLMKNSDFDELGEFDFEPNLKQKSPTLEHYDNIQYNCQPKSLKKLHSKYDSNLHHFRSNNKYNSMNSEGVRAANVNYNIKQSIKSIILLFLMYFSFPLFIALIGLILFAAQTFGGT from the exons atgAAAGTGAAATACACAAATGTGCACCTTTTTActaaagtttttatttttccttgttTAATATggacattaaaatatttttatgag AAAACCATCTGCGATAAATCATGGAACAAGGAATTGAACAGAAATAACGTATTAAATGTTAAATTTAGAagattattaaatattgaaACAGTAGAATCGGTGAGAGATAAAtttaaacttttaaaaaaaaaaataattaatttagaaGGAGAAAGCGCTGaagcatttaaaaaaaaaacatatgtattacagaataataaacattttcATGAAGATAAGAAATCACCATATATTGATGCTTCTTCTTACGatgaatttaattatttaatgaaaaactCAGATTTTGATGAACTTGGAGAATTCGACTTTGAACctaatttaaaacaaaaatcaCCCACATTAGAACATTATGATAATATTCAGTACAATTGCCAACCcaaatctttaaaaaaattgcactCAAAATATGACTCAAATTTACACCATTTTAGgtcaaataataaatataattctatgAATTCAGAAGGTGTACGTGCAGCtaatgtaaattataatataaaacaatcaATAAAATCTATAATTTTGCTCTTCCTGatgtatttttcatttccgTTATTCATTGCATTAATTGGATTAATTTTATTCGCAGCTCAAACATTTGGTGGTACATAA